In Dyadobacter sp. NIV53, a single window of DNA contains:
- a CDS encoding patatin-like phospholipase family protein: MKALVLGGGSMKGAFQVGVIQAVLENGFEPEMIYGISVGALNATFLTNETGIQLKEKKKFPGRLLAVNS, from the coding sequence ATGAAAGCACTCGTTCTGGGAGGTGGATCAATGAAAGGCGCTTTTCAGGTAGGCGTCATACAAGCAGTACTTGAAAATGGATTTGAACCTGAAATGATATATGGAATTTCTGTCGGAGCACTCAACGCTACCTTTCTCACTAATGAAACGGGGATTCAGTTAAAAGAAAAAAAGAAATTTCCTGGCCGGTTGCTGGCCGTAAACTCTTAG
- a CDS encoding patatin-like phospholipase family protein, protein MSRFDGILDPLPLHQLIRKNVQDEYLESSSVKLKVGAVNIESGEIKYVSPKDSRFLDYVYASSSIPMLMPAVSIHNDLFLDGGLREVAPIRQAIEDGATEIVLIACHSPLLYQPEGINARNLITLIERVRDITVNQIVNNNILWAESFVDRSILRGVPMKLTVIRPAVPLVLDLQKFTSDDISRLIIEGYRAGVETLKKVEKVKEN, encoded by the coding sequence ATGAGCCGATTTGATGGCATTCTTGATCCACTCCCACTTCATCAGCTGATCCGTAAAAATGTTCAGGATGAGTATCTTGAAAGTTCATCCGTAAAATTAAAGGTTGGTGCAGTCAATATTGAAAGTGGTGAAATAAAGTATGTATCGCCAAAAGATTCAAGGTTTCTGGATTACGTGTACGCCAGTTCTTCTATTCCCATGCTGATGCCGGCGGTGTCCATTCATAATGATTTATTTCTTGACGGTGGGTTGAGAGAAGTGGCACCCATTCGCCAGGCTATTGAAGACGGAGCAACAGAAATTGTACTGATTGCCTGCCATTCTCCATTATTATATCAGCCGGAAGGAATCAATGCAAGAAATCTGATTACACTCATTGAACGGGTAAGGGATATTACTGTTAATCAAATTGTTAATAACAATATTCTTTGGGCTGAATCTTTTGTTGACCGTTCCATTCTTCGTGGAGTTCCAATGAAACTGACCGTAATTCGCCCGGCAGTTCCGCTGGTGTTAGACCTGCAAAAATTCACCTCTGATGATATTTCCAGGCTCATCATTGAAGGGTACCGGGCTGGTGTCGAGACGTTGAAGAAAGTCGAAAAGGTTAAAGAAAATTAA
- a CDS encoding DUF3817 domain-containing protein — protein sequence MLSTLLKSSLGRLRIVAILEGISFLVLLGIAMPLKYLAGIPEVVRVVGMAHGVLFVLYVILLIQVAIEKSWSFKKSILAFIASFIPFGTFYADSKWFRD from the coding sequence ATGTTATCTACTCTTCTTAAATCATCATTGGGTCGCCTGCGCATTGTTGCAATCCTTGAAGGAATTTCTTTTCTGGTACTTTTAGGAATCGCAATGCCTCTAAAATATCTGGCTGGTATTCCTGAAGTGGTTCGCGTGGTAGGAATGGCGCATGGCGTACTTTTTGTGCTTTATGTGATATTGTTAATCCAGGTTGCCATTGAAAAGAGCTGGTCTTTTAAAAAATCCATTCTGGCTTTTATTGCATCTTTTATACCATTCGGCACCTTTTATGCAGATTCAAAATGGTTCAGGGACTAA
- a CDS encoding leucine-rich repeat domain-containing protein, with amino-acid sequence MYQTVDSNIRTVFPNVPKNGIDVSAGIMVNKEGYVDYVLFDLLHSQKYNKDSLAGKFRDAFTRHMSKYKASVPGKPFILSFSLGIGQVKQPREVRHTDSSLTDLASLIAYKDTLGIKRLFLNDLELKAIPNSIYRYPNLEELYLGKNEIEAVNLDMKKLPILSQLHLQSNKISSENFRISVNKTLKLLNLNENQLTDIPIQTSNCKRLEILWLSGNDLTKLRNASFKGLKKIKDFNLYKTNIALLPGGIKKMKHLQTLDLYHNNLEALPKAITKLKRLTHLAVSHNQLSILPAKLYKLKNINTLYAHHNRLSKLPEKIALLQDMKILDLGHNWFTNFPDQITAFTKLEELDLSGNNFHEFPTQLLKIKHLDKLYLRGNPFTENQSELKYGQELGSLKDKNIEVFY; translated from the coding sequence TTGTACCAAACTGTAGACAGTAATATCAGGACAGTATTTCCTAATGTGCCAAAAAATGGAATTGATGTATCTGCCGGGATAATGGTTAATAAAGAAGGTTATGTTGATTACGTTCTATTCGATCTGCTTCATTCACAGAAGTATAATAAGGATTCCCTGGCTGGTAAATTCAGGGATGCCTTTACCAGGCATATGTCAAAATACAAGGCGTCTGTTCCAGGTAAACCTTTCATTCTGTCATTTAGTTTAGGAATTGGTCAGGTAAAACAACCCAGAGAAGTTCGGCATACTGACAGTTCATTAACAGACCTGGCCAGCCTAATTGCATATAAAGATACTTTGGGCATTAAAAGGCTTTTTCTCAATGATTTAGAATTGAAAGCCATCCCCAATTCCATATACCGTTATCCAAATCTGGAAGAACTTTATCTGGGTAAAAATGAAATTGAAGCAGTTAATCTCGACATGAAGAAGCTTCCTATATTATCACAACTTCATTTGCAGAGTAATAAAATATCATCTGAAAATTTCAGGATTTCAGTAAATAAAACCTTGAAATTGCTAAATCTCAACGAAAATCAACTGACAGATATTCCAATTCAGACAAGCAATTGCAAACGCCTGGAAATACTCTGGTTAAGTGGAAATGATTTAACCAAACTAAGGAATGCAAGTTTTAAGGGATTAAAAAAAATAAAGGATTTCAATTTATATAAAACCAATATTGCTTTGTTGCCTGGCGGAATTAAAAAAATGAAGCATCTTCAGACTCTGGATCTTTATCACAACAATTTGGAAGCACTTCCAAAAGCCATAACAAAATTAAAAAGGTTAACGCATCTTGCAGTTTCGCATAATCAGCTGAGTATTTTGCCGGCCAAATTGTATAAATTAAAAAATATCAACACACTTTACGCTCATCATAACCGTTTAAGCAAACTGCCTGAAAAAATTGCACTATTACAGGATATGAAAATTCTTGACCTGGGTCATAACTGGTTTACCAATTTCCCTGATCAAATTACGGCATTTACAAAACTGGAAGAACTTGACTTATCAGGCAATAATTTTCATGAATTTCCAACACAGCTTTTAAAAATCAAACACCTCGATAAGCTTTATCTGCGTGGAAATCCATTTACAGAAAATCAGTCAGAATTAAAATATGGCCAGGAACTCGGATCGCTGAAGGATAAAAATATTGAGGTGTTTTATTAA
- a CDS encoding DUF5916 domain-containing protein: MKKLLPACFFYLLSCYCFAQKPNENYQYHIFPAPSEIKVDGVASDIAWESAQTATDFFMITPMDTSFSRCKTEVKMSYDKHNLYILVINYKPVKSSIIVESLKRDFAFGKNDNFLLFMDTFDDRTNGFSFGANAAGAPWDGQMGDGGTVDLSWDNKWLSEVVNDDEKWVWEAAIPFKSIRYKPGISKWGINFSRQDLTISEKSAWAPVPRQFPSASLAYTGVLVWDTPPPNPGPNVSLIPFLATRLTKDYQNDTPNKYKTTVGGDVKIGLSPSLNLDLTVNPDFSQVDVDVQQTNLNRFELFFPERRQFFLENADLFANFGYATIRPFFSRRIGLGVPIQFGARMSGKLNKKWRIGLLDVQTASQDSTPKNNYAVFALQRQVFARSNVRFIFINRDAINYSPEKNSASNRYNRNIGAEYNLASVNNLWTGKVMFLKSFTPGKSTDDFVHAADLKFNKANFFWQWQHEYVGRNYNAEVGYVPNAPRNGYYKISPNIGYLFFVKSPQIISHGPKLVTNVYWDKEFSVSDKEFIFSYNLNFINRATISVWGASNYVRLLRPYDPTNLGGFTLATNTEHNWKSTGFDIASGPQNRLTYNASAVFGGYYQNGHRNNLRVELGYRVQPYVAITMAGNYNDIRLPDPWNRTQLWLVGPRVDVTFTNKLFFTTFMQYNNQSKNINLNSRFQWRYKPASDLFIVYTDNYLPENFLIKNRALVLKFTYWWNL, encoded by the coding sequence TTGAAAAAACTTCTTCCAGCCTGTTTCTTTTACCTGTTAAGCTGTTATTGCTTTGCTCAAAAACCCAATGAAAATTATCAGTATCATATCTTCCCTGCACCTTCGGAAATAAAAGTTGATGGTGTAGCCAGCGATATTGCGTGGGAATCTGCTCAAACAGCTACGGATTTCTTCATGATTACACCCATGGATACCAGCTTCTCGCGCTGTAAAACTGAGGTGAAAATGTCTTACGACAAGCATAACCTGTATATTCTTGTTATCAATTATAAGCCAGTCAAAAGCTCTATCATCGTTGAGTCGTTGAAGAGAGATTTTGCATTTGGCAAGAATGATAACTTTTTGTTGTTCATGGATACTTTTGATGACCGAACCAATGGTTTTTCTTTTGGCGCAAATGCTGCGGGCGCACCGTGGGACGGACAAATGGGTGACGGTGGTACAGTTGATCTCAGCTGGGACAATAAATGGCTTTCCGAGGTGGTAAACGATGATGAAAAGTGGGTTTGGGAGGCTGCGATTCCGTTTAAAAGTATCCGATACAAACCAGGAATTTCAAAATGGGGAATTAATTTCAGCAGGCAGGATCTGACTATTTCTGAAAAATCTGCCTGGGCGCCCGTTCCGCGCCAGTTTCCTTCCGCTTCACTTGCTTATACAGGTGTGCTGGTCTGGGATACGCCGCCACCTAATCCGGGGCCCAACGTTTCTCTGATTCCATTTCTGGCAACGCGCCTGACCAAAGATTATCAGAACGACACGCCGAACAAATATAAAACAACGGTTGGAGGTGATGTTAAAATAGGACTTTCACCTTCACTGAATCTTGACCTTACTGTCAATCCGGATTTTTCACAGGTTGATGTGGATGTACAGCAAACCAACCTGAACCGTTTCGAACTATTTTTCCCTGAACGGCGCCAGTTTTTCCTTGAGAATGCTGATTTATTTGCAAACTTCGGGTACGCTACCATTCGTCCTTTTTTCTCCCGTCGTATTGGTTTGGGTGTTCCCATCCAATTTGGGGCGCGTATGAGCGGTAAATTGAATAAGAAATGGAGAATAGGTTTGCTTGATGTTCAAACCGCTTCCCAGGACAGTACGCCGAAAAATAATTATGCTGTTTTTGCCTTGCAGAGACAGGTTTTTGCTCGCTCCAATGTGCGTTTTATATTTATAAACCGGGATGCAATTAATTATTCACCGGAAAAAAACTCCGCCAGCAATCGTTACAACAGGAATATTGGGGCTGAGTATAATCTGGCAAGTGTCAACAATTTATGGACTGGAAAAGTCATGTTCTTAAAATCGTTTACACCTGGCAAATCGACTGATGATTTTGTACATGCAGCAGATTTGAAGTTTAATAAAGCAAATTTTTTCTGGCAATGGCAGCATGAATATGTTGGAAGAAACTACAATGCCGAAGTAGGTTACGTACCAAATGCGCCAAGAAACGGATATTACAAGATCAGTCCCAACATAGGTTATCTATTTTTCGTTAAGTCTCCACAAATCATCAGTCATGGGCCCAAACTGGTTACAAATGTGTATTGGGATAAAGAATTTTCTGTGAGTGATAAAGAATTTATCTTTTCGTATAATCTCAATTTCATTAACCGGGCTACCATTTCGGTATGGGGAGCAAGTAATTATGTTCGGCTGCTTCGTCCTTATGATCCTACCAATCTCGGTGGTTTTACCCTTGCTACTAATACTGAGCACAACTGGAAATCTACCGGATTTGACATTGCTTCCGGCCCGCAAAACCGACTTACCTATAACGCCTCAGCTGTTTTTGGAGGTTACTACCAAAATGGACACCGGAATAACCTGAGAGTTGAGCTTGGTTATCGTGTTCAGCCATATGTAGCTATTACGATGGCAGGAAATTATAATGATATTCGTTTACCAGATCCCTGGAACCGTACACAATTGTGGCTTGTCGGGCCTCGCGTAGATGTTACGTTTACCAACAAGCTCTTTTTTACAACATTTATGCAGTACAACAATCAGTCTAAAAATATCAACCTGAATTCACGTTTTCAGTGGCGGTATAAACCTGCTTCTGATTTGTTTATCGTTTATACTGACAATTATTTACCTGAAAATTTCCTGATCAAAAACCGGGCTTTGGTTTTGAAATTTACTTATTGGTGGAATTTGTAA
- a CDS encoding TonB-dependent receptor, whose amino-acid sequence MTKIYFSFIFTLLVFSANAQKFKVAGKITDEKGDPLIGASIIEKGTNNGTTADGNGMYAMSVGYSSATLVVTYVGYNKIEKEINGQETQNFTLQDATLLSQVTVVGSRNMNRSSTDTPAPVDIINIQEITTKQGQLDVNQLLQFAAPSFNSNRQTGSDGADHVDPASLRGLGPDQTLVLINGKRRHQSALVNLFGSRGRGNTGTDLNAIPAAAIERIEILRDGAAAQYGSDAIAGVINIVLKENVNQLTANVNAGMYQAKYRFDNKNFDGQNYNVNLNYGVAIAKKGFLNVTADYNFRDHTNRANTDAGEELLRRQYGDPQMKNAALYYNAKIPVGKNVQVYSFGGLNKRKGDAYAWTRFSNDNRNIPSIYPNGFDPVIASKIDDKAATVGIRGIWKQWDIDLSNTYGMNKFHFLVNNSLNRSMGLQTQTSFDAGGFQLAQNVTNLNFTRNYKSILHGLNVAFGGEYRNERYKIFAGERASYDTYDTDFAGGSQGFPGYSPTDATSKGRSNVGVYLDVEADITKKLLIDAAVRFENYSDFGSTLNGKLGARYEISEVFAVRGSVSTGFRAPSLAQKYFNSTFTNFVNGQPVEVLLANNNSAVTQALGIPQLKQETSQNASLGITMKPASSLSVTVDGYYVKVKDRVVLTGQFSDEDEEIGDLLKALRVGKAQFFSNALSSTTTKGLDIIIAHGTSLSVGRLSTTLAANLNWMKLGPINTSPKLEGKQNTYFDERERRFTLASAPPSKINLTFDYTVNKLSFMLRFIRFGEIKLANWDYELDVYKPKVQTDLTVNYKFSKNISLSIGGSNILNVYPTMSKPLLTESGGAWDPVQMGSNGAFFFTRVGFKF is encoded by the coding sequence ATGACTAAAATTTATTTCTCGTTTATCTTCACACTATTGGTATTTTCTGCCAACGCACAAAAATTTAAAGTTGCCGGAAAAATTACAGATGAAAAAGGAGATCCGCTTATTGGCGCATCCATTATTGAAAAAGGTACAAATAATGGCACTACTGCTGATGGCAATGGTATGTATGCAATGTCTGTTGGATATTCCAGCGCGACGCTTGTAGTAACATATGTAGGTTACAACAAAATTGAAAAGGAAATTAACGGACAGGAAACTCAGAATTTCACTTTACAGGATGCAACACTGCTAAGCCAGGTAACCGTAGTTGGCTCACGTAATATGAATCGTTCGTCTACGGATACACCTGCTCCGGTTGACATCATCAATATTCAGGAAATCACAACAAAACAGGGACAGCTTGACGTGAACCAGCTTTTACAATTCGCTGCACCATCATTTAACTCTAACCGCCAGACCGGATCGGATGGCGCCGACCATGTTGACCCGGCTTCATTACGCGGATTAGGTCCTGATCAGACTTTGGTTTTGATTAATGGTAAACGCCGTCATCAATCGGCATTGGTTAACTTATTTGGATCAAGAGGCCGTGGTAATACGGGAACCGATTTAAATGCTATTCCTGCTGCTGCAATAGAAAGAATAGAAATTTTACGTGACGGAGCTGCGGCACAATATGGTTCGGATGCCATTGCAGGTGTGATCAATATTGTTTTGAAAGAAAATGTCAACCAGCTGACTGCCAATGTTAATGCAGGAATGTACCAGGCCAAATATCGTTTTGATAATAAGAATTTTGACGGGCAGAATTACAATGTCAATCTGAATTATGGGGTTGCTATTGCCAAAAAGGGATTTCTGAATGTGACTGCTGATTACAATTTTCGCGACCACACCAACCGTGCCAATACGGATGCGGGCGAAGAACTTCTGCGTCGTCAGTATGGTGATCCGCAAATGAAAAATGCGGCACTTTATTACAATGCCAAAATTCCTGTTGGAAAAAATGTTCAGGTTTATAGTTTTGGTGGTTTAAATAAGCGTAAAGGCGATGCTTATGCCTGGACACGTTTCTCAAATGATAACAGAAATATTCCATCTATTTATCCCAACGGTTTTGATCCGGTTATTGCCAGTAAAATCGACGACAAAGCAGCTACGGTTGGTATCAGAGGAATATGGAAGCAATGGGATATTGATCTGAGCAATACATACGGAATGAATAAATTCCATTTCCTTGTCAATAACTCATTAAACAGATCAATGGGATTACAAACCCAGACATCATTTGATGCTGGCGGGTTTCAATTGGCTCAGAATGTAACCAATTTGAATTTTACCCGTAATTATAAAAGTATCTTGCATGGCCTGAATGTAGCTTTCGGAGGAGAATACCGGAATGAACGCTATAAAATATTTGCAGGCGAACGTGCATCTTATGACACTTATGATACTGATTTTGCAGGTGGTTCTCAGGGATTTCCTGGCTATAGCCCAACAGATGCAACCAGCAAGGGACGCTCGAATGTTGGCGTTTATCTTGATGTTGAAGCAGATATCACTAAAAAATTACTGATTGATGCCGCTGTTCGTTTTGAGAATTACAGCGATTTTGGAAGTACATTAAATGGGAAATTGGGTGCCAGATATGAGATTTCAGAAGTGTTTGCAGTTCGTGGATCAGTCAGTACCGGATTCCGTGCACCATCACTGGCTCAAAAATACTTTAATTCTACTTTTACCAACTTTGTAAACGGACAACCGGTTGAAGTTTTACTGGCAAATAATAACAGTGCAGTAACACAGGCATTAGGGATTCCACAACTAAAACAGGAAACATCACAAAATGCAAGTTTGGGAATTACGATGAAACCAGCTTCCAGTCTATCTGTTACAGTGGATGGTTACTATGTCAAGGTTAAAGACCGGGTAGTTTTAACCGGGCAATTTAGCGATGAAGATGAGGAGATTGGTGATTTGTTGAAAGCATTACGCGTAGGAAAAGCCCAGTTTTTCAGCAATGCACTTTCGTCAACGACCACAAAAGGACTGGATATTATTATAGCTCATGGTACTTCACTTAGTGTAGGACGGTTGAGTACAACGCTGGCGGCGAATTTAAACTGGATGAAATTGGGCCCGATAAATACGAGCCCAAAATTAGAAGGAAAACAAAATACTTATTTTGACGAAAGGGAACGCCGTTTTACATTAGCTTCTGCTCCTCCTTCCAAAATCAATTTAACTTTTGATTATACAGTTAATAAGTTAAGCTTTATGCTGCGTTTTATCCGCTTTGGGGAGATTAAGTTGGCTAACTGGGATTATGAGCTGGATGTGTACAAACCAAAAGTTCAGACAGACCTCACGGTTAATTATAAATTCTCCAAAAATATCTCTTTGTCTATTGGCGGAAGCAATATTCTTAATGTATACCCAACAATGTCCAAACCATTACTGACTGAATCAGGTGGCGCATGGGACCCGGTCCAAATGGGTAGCAATGGTGCATTTTTCTTTACAAGAGTTGGGTTTAAATTCTAA